Part of the Flavobacterium alkalisoli genome is shown below.
TTAACGGGCAGATTCTGTTTTTTTACTTTTTTCAACGCTTTGAAATTTTATTGCCGGTCAACCTTTGTCGGGTACATTTAAAACGGTTAATACCGCTGCTGCGTTTTGCCGTATGCTTGGTTTTGCAGTTTTCAACCCTTTTTCGCCATAGCCTGTAGCTGGAGAACTTCAGGTGGGTTTTCATAAAGCTTTTCACTTCATCTTCCCTCAGGCCGAACTGATGGTAAATAGCCTCAAAAGGCGTTCGGTCTTCCCAGGCCATCTCTATTATTCTGTCGGTATCCTCTTCTGAAAACTTGTTTTTCATCCTTAATAATCCGTTTACTTGTTTTATTTTATAATGGTTCCCATTCCTCCGTTAATCCCGAAAACCTGTCCGGTTATCCAGGTCGACTGTGTAAGGAG
Proteins encoded:
- a CDS encoding TIGR03643 family protein, which encodes MKNKFSEEDTDRIIEMAWEDRTPFEAIYHQFGLREDEVKSFMKTHLKFSSYRLWRKRVENCKTKHTAKRSSGINRFKCTRQRLTGNKISKR